AGCCGAGCGCCTTCTTCACGGCCGGTCGCATCAGCCGGGGGATCAATTGCAGCGAGGATTCGACCGCCGCGCCGAGGCGCTCGCCGCGGGCGCTGACGGCGGTACGCAGCAGGCGGTCGAGCTCGGCGAGGTCGGCCTCGGTGAGCCGGCCGAATTCGTCGGGCAGCGGTGCGCCGAGGGTCTGGGTCAGCGGGTGCGCCGGGTCCGGCATGGCATCTCCGTATCGGTTTCGAATTGTGTTGCGCGCGGCCGTGTTCCGGCGGGCGCGCGGGTCAGCTGCGGCGCGGGGTGATCGCGGCGCGGTCGGCGCGCAGGTCGTCGACGAAGTTGGCGATCGCCTCGGCGACCAGCAGCGGTTCGGTGACCGGCAGCCAGTGGTCCGCGGGCACGGCACAGCGCCAGAGCCGATCCACCCAGCGGGTCGAGGTGTCGTAGATGGCGGCGGGCACGAACGGATCGGTGGAGTCGACCAGCAGCTGCACCGGCACCGCGGTGCGCCGCAGTCGCGGGCGGCGCAGATGATGCAGCAGGTTGGCGTGCGCGATTCGGCCGCCGGAGACGAGGTCGGTGCGCCAGGTGCGGGCGATCCGCGCGGGGATCGGCGAGAGCCCGCCGAGCCGCTCCACCAGCAGCGTCCGCACCCGCGGCGGGTACAGCCGCCGTGCGACGGGGATCGGCCGCAACGTCCAGCGTGCGCCGTGCAGCCACCAGCCGAGATCGCCGAGCATGCCTTTGGCGTGCGGCGCGACCGCGCGCAGCCACAGTCCAAGATGATCGAGGTTGGGACCGGAAATGGCGGTGAACGAAGCGATCCGGGTGTTGGCCCGCGGATCGCACACCGCCTCCCACAGTTGCACCGCGCCCCAGCCGTGGCCGCAGGTGTGCACCGGCTGCTTCGGGCTCGCCGCGTCGATCACCGCGAAGAAGTCGGCGGCCAGCCGGTCCAGGCGGAAGTCCGCGAGCACGGCCGGAGTATCCGATCTGCCGTGCCCGCGCACGTCGTAGGTGATCACCCGGAAGCCGTCGCTCAGCAGCGCGGCGACGGTGGCCCACACGCGATGGGTGTCGGTGAGGCCGTGCACGAGAACCAGTGGTTCGGCCGCAGGGTCGCCCCATTCGAAAACGGCGAGATCGGCGCCGTCGGCGGTCACCGTCCACTGGCGGTCCGGGCGCGGCGTATCGGTGTCGATCAGGTTGGTCATGTTGTCAGCCTCGTTCGGGGGCGAGCTGCCGGTCGGTCACCAGGTGCCGTACCGCCAGTACGTTTTCCGATACCGACAGTACGAAGTAATCCCGGGCAAGGCGAGGGGTACGCCCAGACTATGGCGTACCTCACGCCGATAACCGTACTAGCGGTACGTGTATGCTGCGGTCGTGCCCCGACCCAGCTCTCGTCCTTCGGCGACCTCCCGCGCGGAGATCGTCGATGCCGCGATCCGGGTGATCGACCGGGCCGGGCCGCGGCCGAGCATGGACGACATCGCTCGCGAAGCCGCGATGACGAAGCCACGCCTGTATCGGCAGTTCGCCGACAAGGCCGATCTCTACACCGAGATCGGCAACCGGATGGCGAAGTCCGCGGCGGCCGCGGCGGGTAACGATCTGACGCTCATGCTGCAGCCTCCGCGCGCCGCGCTGCGCCGGGTGCTGACGGGTTATGCCGACAGTATTCTGCAGCATCCCAATGTTTTTCGCTTCCTCGGCCAGGCGCAGGTGACCCAGCAGTCCGACGGCACCGTGCTGCAATTCGACCTCGGCCGCGCCGCCTCGGATCGTTTCGCGCGGCAGGCGCGCGAGATCGCCGAGTCCATTCCGATCGAGACCGCGGGCATCGAATACCTGTCGCGCGCGGTGGTCGGCGTGGTCGTCTCGATCACCGACCTCTGGCTGGCCGATCCGGCGCCGTCGACGCGCACCGCGGAATTCGTCGATCAGGCCACCGAATTCGTGTGGGGCCTGATCGACGGCTTCCTGCGCAGACAGGGCATCTCCGCGGATCCGGACACGCCGATTCTCGCCTCGCTCACCGCCGTCAATCAGGCGCAGCGGCCCACGGGCTGATCGCGTCTCGTGTTCCCCCGGCACACCCGTGTGCCAGCCTTGTTGACAGTGTGCCAATAGTGCGCGAATCTGATGCAGAAGCACAGAACGAGCAAAGGATCCGAGATGGCACGCGCCGCGTGGAGTGACGACGAGGTCGAGGCGGTTCGCGACCTGGCGAAGGCGTTCTTCGAAAGGGAGGTGGTCCCGCACGAGGAGAAGTTCGTCGCGCAGGGTCACCCGGACCGCGCGCTGTACAACCGCGCGGGCGAGCTGGGCTTGCTGTGCACCGCCATTGCGGCCGAATACGGCGGTGGCGGCGGCACCTTCGCGCACGAGGCGGCGATCATCGAGGAGCAGACCCGTGCGGGCGACGGCGCGTTGGGCATGCCCGTGCACACGTCGATCATCGCGCCCTACATCAAGGAATTCGGGACCGAGGAACTCAAGCGGCGCGTGCTGCCCAAGGCGGCCGCGGGCGAGATCGTGCTCTCCATCGGCATGACCGAGCCGAGCACCGGGTCCGACCTGCAGAACATCAAGACCCGCGCGGTGCGCGAAGGCGACGAGTACGTCATCACCGGCTCGAAGATCTTCATCACCAACGGCTGGCTGTGCGACGGCATCATCATCGCCGCCAAGACCGACCCGACCAAGGGTGCGGCCGGGGTCTCACTGATCTACGCCGACGTGTCCGACGACACTCCCGGGTTCAAGCGCGGCCGCATCCTGAACAAGATCGGCGGCAAGGCGCAGGACACCGCCGAGCTGTTCTTCGACGGCCTGCGGGTACCCGCGACGAACCTGCTCGGCGAGTCCGAGGGCCTCGGCTTCTATCAGATGATGCAGATGCTGGCGCAGGAACGCCTGGTCACCGGCATCATCGCGGTCGCGATGATGGAGCAGGCCGTGCAGCTCACGGTCGAGTACACGAAGGGCCGCGAGGCGTTCGGCAAGCCGCTGTTCGCGATGCAGAACACCAAGTTCGAGCTCGCCGAGTGCGCCACCCTCGCCAAGATCAGCCGCACGTTCCTGGACGACTGCATCGTGCAGCACCTGCACGGTGAGCTGGACATCCCCACCGCGGCGATGTCGAAGTACTGGCTCACCGATCAGCTGGGTATCGTGGTTGACCGCTGCCTGCAACTGTTCGGCGGCTACGGCTACATGACGGAGTATCCGATTTCGCAGCTTTACACCGGCGCCCGCGTCCTGCGCATCCTGGCGGGTAGCAACGAGGTGATGAAGGATCTCATTGCCCGGTCTCTCTGATACCACGAGTGAGACCGCGGACGGTGCTGCGTCGCCGCGCCGCCGCAGGCTCGAACCCGACGAGCGGCGCGCGCAGATCCTCGCGTGCGCGATCGACATGTTCGGCGAGCGGCCCTACGCCGCGGTCTCGACCGCCGAGCTGGCGCAGCGGGCCGGTGTCGCGCGCGGTCTGATCAACCACTACTTCGGCAACAAGCGCGACCTGTATCTCGCGGTCGTGCGCCGGATGGTGACGCTGCCCAAGCTGGACGACATGATCGTGCCCACCGGCACGGAGCGCGAGCGGGTCGATGCCAGTGTGCACTGGCTGCTGGACACCATCGCCGAACACGGCAGCACCTGGGTGAAGGTGACCAGCCACGAGGGCGTCGGCGACGACCCCGAGGTGCAGCAGATCCTCGACCAGGCCGACGACGCCGCGGCCGAGCGGCTGCTGCTCATGATCGGCCTGGCCGATTCGGCACGCAGTGCGGCATTGCGCGCGATGGTCCGCGCGTACGGCGGGCTGGTGAAAGTGGCGGGGCGCGAATGGATCACCCGCGCCACGCTGACCCGGCCGCAGGTGCACGATCTGCTCGCCGACATGCTGATGACCCTGGTCACCGAATCGCTGCCGCGGGTGGACCGCAGGCATTGAGCGTGCCCGCGGTCGCGCGGATCAGCCGCCGGTTTCGGGGGCTACCTCGGCGGCCAGGGGTGCCGCGCTGTAGCGCACCGGCCGCCGGCTGCCCGGCGCGTGCCCCTGCCGCCCGTACTTCAGTTCGATGACTTCCGAGCGCCGGTGTTCGACCAACAGCGCGCCGACACCGAGGATCCAGAATGTCGCGGTCGCGATCGCGCCGATCTGGACCCATTCGCTGAATCCGTACCCCGCCGCGGTGAGCGTGCACGCCATCGCGACGATGCCGAGTGCGCACAGAATCAAACCGGGCACGTAGTAGTTGTCGCCGAGCAGATCGCCGGCCTGTGCATGCCACGGCCG
This genomic stretch from Nocardia brasiliensis ATCC 700358 harbors:
- a CDS encoding acyl-CoA dehydrogenase family protein, with amino-acid sequence MARAAWSDDEVEAVRDLAKAFFEREVVPHEEKFVAQGHPDRALYNRAGELGLLCTAIAAEYGGGGGTFAHEAAIIEEQTRAGDGALGMPVHTSIIAPYIKEFGTEELKRRVLPKAAAGEIVLSIGMTEPSTGSDLQNIKTRAVREGDEYVITGSKIFITNGWLCDGIIIAAKTDPTKGAAGVSLIYADVSDDTPGFKRGRILNKIGGKAQDTAELFFDGLRVPATNLLGESEGLGFYQMMQMLAQERLVTGIIAVAMMEQAVQLTVEYTKGREAFGKPLFAMQNTKFELAECATLAKISRTFLDDCIVQHLHGELDIPTAAMSKYWLTDQLGIVVDRCLQLFGGYGYMTEYPISQLYTGARVLRILAGSNEVMKDLIARSL
- a CDS encoding TetR/AcrR family transcriptional regulator, with amino-acid sequence MPGLSDTTSETADGAASPRRRRLEPDERRAQILACAIDMFGERPYAAVSTAELAQRAGVARGLINHYFGNKRDLYLAVVRRMVTLPKLDDMIVPTGTERERVDASVHWLLDTIAEHGSTWVKVTSHEGVGDDPEVQQILDQADDAAAERLLLMIGLADSARSAALRAMVRAYGGLVKVAGREWITRATLTRPQVHDLLADMLMTLVTESLPRVDRRH
- a CDS encoding TetR/AcrR family transcriptional regulator, which encodes MPRPSSRPSATSRAEIVDAAIRVIDRAGPRPSMDDIAREAAMTKPRLYRQFADKADLYTEIGNRMAKSAAAAAGNDLTLMLQPPRAALRRVLTGYADSILQHPNVFRFLGQAQVTQQSDGTVLQFDLGRAASDRFARQAREIAESIPIETAGIEYLSRAVVGVVVSITDLWLADPAPSTRTAEFVDQATEFVWGLIDGFLRRQGISADPDTPILASLTAVNQAQRPTG
- a CDS encoding alpha/beta fold hydrolase, translating into MTNLIDTDTPRPDRQWTVTADGADLAVFEWGDPAAEPLVLVHGLTDTHRVWATVAALLSDGFRVITYDVRGHGRSDTPAVLADFRLDRLAADFFAVIDAASPKQPVHTCGHGWGAVQLWEAVCDPRANTRIASFTAISGPNLDHLGLWLRAVAPHAKGMLGDLGWWLHGARWTLRPIPVARRLYPPRVRTLLVERLGGLSPIPARIARTWRTDLVSGGRIAHANLLHHLRRPRLRRTAVPVQLLVDSTDPFVPAAIYDTSTRWVDRLWRCAVPADHWLPVTEPLLVAEAIANFVDDLRADRAAITPRRS